The stretch of DNA ACCTCCACTCCAGCCAGGTCCCCTGCTCACTGTCCTGGAAATCCAAAGAACAAACTGAGCTCACCTGAACTTGGGAAATAAGGCTATAACCTGCCCCTGGGCATCACTagccctcctctcctccttaCCTTCTCTCAGCCCCAATCCAATGTACAAAACCGGCGGGGTCCATGTACCTAGCGTGGTTTCTCCCTGAGCTTCCCACATCACTAATGCTGGTCCTCTGGCTGCTCAGTGAAAGGATACACGAAGAACCAGGCGGTGAAGAACATGCCAATGGCCAAAAGCACCACGGTCAGATGGGGGAAGACAGCTGGGTTCACTGGGCTGGTATATCTGCTCATGGCCTCGAGCTCCTAGAGGAGGGAAAGAGATCAGAGCTATCAAAGAATCCCACGATTTCAGCCTGGAGAGAACATGCGGTTATCAAGGAGCCTGGTGCTGCCGTGAAACAGAGGCTGATTTTAGCCCGGAAATGTAGCTGCAGATCAATGGCCCTTATTAGCATTTTCTGAGGCCAATAATCTGACCACTATGAAAACGTGACTAAAGGTACGAACTCTCTGCCTGAGAAAAACCACATACAAGAAAAAGTTTGCCTACAATTTCCGGAGCTTTGTGGACCAGTGTCTATAGACACCAAGCTGAGAACCCCCGCTATAAGTCACTGACTGGTGGTACCCAGAtctcaatatcttttttttttgacggagtctcattttttggacggcgtctcactctgtcgcccgggctggagggcagtggcacgatctcggctcactgcaacctctgcctcccgggttctagagattctcatacctcagcctctcgagtagctgggactataggattacaggtgcgcaccaccacatctaatttttgtatttttagtagagatggggttttgccatgctggccaggatggtcttgaattcctgacctcaggtgatctgcctgcctcggcctcccaaagtactgagattacaggtgtgagttgcCGCGCCcaggctcaatttttttttttttccagacagtcttgctctatcgcccaggctggagtgcctggagtgcagtggtgccaactcggctcactgcaagctccgccttctgggttcaagtgattatcctgcctcagcctcccgagcagctgggattacaggcgtgaaccaccatgcccggctaattttttgtatttttaggagagacagggtttcaccttgctggccaggctggtcttgaacttctgacctcctgatccgctcgcctcagcctcccaaagtgctgggattacaggagtgaaccaccgcgcctggccctcaaTTTCTAATTCAGTATTTTCCTCACTACCTATGCTATTATGGAATCTTGTGAGCTATGGTCAAGACATTCAAGTTCTGGTTCTGAGTAATCTGAGTCTGAGTAAAGCGACTGTAATATCTATTtcacagaactgaaaaataagaaagatgatGAATCAAAGCATCTAGTGCCTAGCAGGGAGTATTTTGCTCAACAGGTATTTGCTTCCTTCCTAAGGCTGTAGGGAAGATGATGAGATAATGTCTTTTATGAAAGAGGGCTGTAAACGTAAAGATCTGTACAAATGTTAACTTCATTGTCACCGGTCAGCCAATGCTTCTAAAATCCAGAACATAACAACTCTAGAGAAGTAAACTGCCCCCATTGTTCTGAGACACTGGAATTCAATTCAGTAAACAATCACGGCCCCCTTCCCCCAAAATGATAAAGACAATCACTGCCATTTATTGAGCTTCCAATTACGGGCCCTCTGTTTGGCActgagaatacaaagatgaatagacATCATCCCAGAGCTAGATGCGCGTCAGACGGTGGTCACTAGGAGGCGTGGCCGAAAACAAAGAAGTCCATGGAACGTGGCCAGAGATCTGTACAGAGGCTGTGGGCGCTCCTAGGAAAGTCTGGCCAAGTGCCTGAGAGTTGGAAGTGCTTCACCAATAAACATTTGCCCAGGGCATTGTAGGATGGGCACGGGTTCGGCAGAAGAACTTTCCAAATAAAGATAACACACCACCGATAACAGAGATATACAAACTGGAAGGTATTCAAAATTCGCCCCACGCCTCTCGCCCTTAGAAATCGCGAGCTGAGAAACCTAAGGAGTTCATGgcaaggggcttcccccttccccacccttcAGCCCAAGCCGGAGGTTCCAGGAGCGTCTAGCCCTCTGGATCTCCGGCGTCTGAGGAGATAAGCGCGGTGTGGGTCAGACCCCGAGGGGTCCTCGCATCTCCGTCTGGAACTCCCCTCAACGCTCTCACCATTTTGCCCCGCGAAGGCTAATCCGCCGCTCCGCCACCGGAAGAACACGTCGGCAGGAGCAGGCGCCTAGCACAACCGGAAAAGGAAGTGCCTCCGGCGCAAGTGGCATTGAGGGACTTGTAGTCCTGCGATTTCGGGTGTAGAGGGAGCAGGGGCCTGCGGGGACCTGGTGTGGGTGGAGTGGGGACAAGCGGTGGAGAAGGGTACGCCAGGGTCGCTGAGAGACTCTGTTCTCCCTGGAGGGACTGGTTGCCATGAGAGCAGCCGTCTGAGGGGACGCAGCCTGCACTACGCGCCCCAAGAGGCTGTGCGTGGCGAGCAGGTCACGTGACGGGAGCGCGGGCTTTGGAAGGCGGCTGAACGTCAGGCCACCCGCCGCTAAGCTGAGAAGGGAGAGCGAGCTTAGGACCGCCTGCCCGGGGCAACCCCGAACCAAGCTTTAGCCGCCGAGGCCGCGTGTCCCAAAGGCCAGGTGAGACCCCATGGGAAGCGCCTCCGGGAGCGACGGGGTCCGCTTGGCGCTGGGGGCCGTGGGGAGCCGGGGTCTGGAGTGCGCGGGATTCGCAGTCAAGAGGTCCCGCCACTTTTCCCCCTGTGAGCCTTGGGCCAGTCGCGTAAGCTCCGAGCCTCTCTTTCCTCCATTGTAGAAAAGCGGTAATAAGTTCCACCTTATGGGGTCGTGTTGTATTTTTCCTAAGACCTTGGACGAGAAACATTTCTGACACTTGAGTTGTTTAGGCCCCTTTCCTGCCTACCTGTCTGTGGGACGCCGTGAGGGGATCAAGGGCTACATGGTCTGGTCCTCAGTCCACACTCCAGCAGCGCGGCCGGCTTGAGGCAAGAGCCGAAGGGTTGAACAGGCCTGGAGAGGGGACATTAGAGGTTTCTGTCTGTTGTCTCAGTTAACCCTGGCAGCAGCCCTGAGAGACAGGCATGGTAATCGTTCTTCTTCTGTAGACGAGAAAATAAACCTCAGTGGCTTGGTAATGTCACACGGATGGTAAATGCCGCGCCTAGATTCAAGGCCAGAGCTTTTGCCGCTGCAGTTCACAGGGGAATTATTCATATTAATCAAATGAATAATTCATTGTCAATTAATTATTAATTGATTAATAATCCAGGGATGGACCTGGAAGGACGCGTGAGAGGATGGCGAGAGGAGGGCACAGCTaaggaaaagtgggaaaaggcgGGCCTTATTCCAGCTTTCTGTTGAGATCCCAGAATGTAGGGTTAGGTTGGGAACCAGAACATGAAAGATCGTGATGCCATGCTGAAGTGTTTGGACTGAATTAGAAGGAAGAATTGAACAGTCATTGATGCTCTAGAAAGAACCCTGTGAAGAAAGAGTGGGAACAATGAAAAGGCCTGATGGAGTCTTtcgtttcttctttctcttttcttttgtcttcttttcttttcttgacagggtcttgctctgttgcccaggctggagtgtggtggcacaatcatagctcactgtagcctggaactcctgggctcatgtgatcctcccaccacggcctcccaaagtgctgggattactgcccagagcctctgtgcctggccccagtagAATATTTCTTGGAGTATTGGACACATACCAACAGTGGGCACAagatgagttttttatttttttgagacggagtctcactctcttgctaggctggagtgcagcggcacaatctcggctcactgcattctctgcctcctgggttcaagcgattctcctgcctcagcctcccgagtagctgggattacaggtgcacaccaccacacccagctaattttttttttttttgtatttttagtagagacagggtttcaccgtgttggccaggatggcaaGATGATTTTAAATTGCACCCCCTAAAAATCCTTTTTAATAGTTATAcatttaatacatattaaaatataactaaTAGAACACAAATATTATTGCTTATGAGTTTTCcagtttagttttttaaaaaaaattctaagtgaaTGAAAGTACGGGTTTTAGTTGGAAGTAGCAAAAATCGTGAGGGTGATTTGGGAAACACTGCTATCTGGGAAACACTGAACTCTGAAGTGCAATACTCTTTTGAGCCCAGTGACTACAGCATGCCAGACCCCTAAATCAGGACCTGGGGAGGAGCCATGGAGTTAACATTTCAGACTGAGTGGTGGCGAGAAAACGCAAAGGGAAAGACTTGAAACTCTAGCAACATTATAATAAAAGTAGAAACTCTTATGTGCTGAGGCGATGATGAAGAGAGTTTAGAGAAGCTTGTGAGAAAGCCACATCACCTCCATTCAGATATGTTTGCAATCCTTTTTCAAGGCTGccttattagtcagggttctccagagactCAAAACAAATCAGATCTGTTTGTTTAGCTGGTGTATTTGCCTGTCTTTCAGGTCTGCCATTATGGTCCCTGGACTCCTCAAGCCAGGCCAAGCATCCTGGCCTTCTGTGGTCCTTGATGGAGACCTATGTTGCAGGTTTTTTTTGTgtaataaataatgctgctacCTTAGAATATCAACAGTATCTTATTTCTCTAAGCACGTGGTTCAATTTCTGGTACTCGTTGAGCCTTACTATTGAGTAAATTCTCCTGCTAGACTGAGTTTTTTGAGAATGGGGACCTTGttcatctttttatctttagCAGTGCTGACATGGTGTCCTTTTTGTTGTGTGGAATTTAGTTGAAGGCATGAAGTTGGTGAGATAACACCAGTTATaacctttctcctttcctccgtCTCTgacttgcctttcttttttagtCATCCCTCCTCTGTGTTGCCATGGGAATTCAAGGCCTGGCCAAACTAATTGCTGATGTGGCCCCCAGTGCCATCCGGGAGAATGACATCAAGAGCTACTTTGGCCGTAAGGTGGCCATTGATGCCTCTATGAGCATTTATCAGTTCCTGATTGCTGTTCGCCAGGGTGGGGATGTGCTGCAGAATGAGGAGGGTGAGACCACCAGCCACCTGATGGGCATGTTCTACCGCACCATTCGCATGATGGAGAACGGCATCAAGCCCGTGTATGTCTTTGATGGCAAGCCGCCACAGCTCAAGTCAGGCGAGCTGGCCAAACGCAGTGAGCGGCGGGCTGAGGCAGAGAAGCAGCTGCAGCAGGCTCAGGCTGCTGGGGCCGAGCAGGAGGTGGAAAAATTCACTAAGCGGCTGGTGAAGGTCACTAAGCAGCACAATGATGAGTGCAAACATCTGCTGAGCCTCATGGGCATCCCTTATCTTGATGCACCCAGTGAGGCAGAGGCCAGCTGTGCTGCCCTGGTGAAGGCTGGCAAAGTCTATGCTGCGGCTACCGAGGACATGGACTGCCTCACCTTCGGCAGCCCTGTGCTAATGCGACACCTGACTGCCAGTGAAGCCAAAAAGCTGCCAATCCAGGAATTCCACCTGAGCCGGATtctgcaggagctgggcctgaACCAGGAACAGTTTGTGGATCTGTGCATCCTGCTAGGCAGTGACTACTGTGAGAGTATCCGGGGTATTGGGCCCAAGCGGGCTGTGGACCTCATCCAGAAGCACAAGAGCATCGAGGAGATCGTGCGGCGACTTGACCCCAACAAGTACCCTGTGCCAGAAAATTGGCTCCACAAGGAGGCTCACCAGCTCTTCTTGGAACCTGAGGTGCTGGACCCAGAGTCTGTGGAGCTGAAGTGGAGCGAGCCAAATGAAGAAGAGCTGATCAAGTTCATGTGTGGTGAAAAGCAGTTCTCTGAGGAGCGAATCCGCAGTGGGGTCAAGAGGCTGAGTAAGAGCCGCCAAGGCAGCACCCAGGGCCGCCTGGATGATTTCTTCAAGGTGACCGGCTCACTCTCTTCAGCTAAGCGCAAGGAGCCAGAACCCAAGGGATCCACTAAGAAGAAGGCAAAGACTGGGGCAGCAGGGAAgtttaaaaggggaaaataaatgtgtttcccCATTATACCTCCTTCACCCCAGAATATTTGCCGTCTTGTACCCTTAAGAGCTACAGCTAGAGAAACCTTCACGGGGTGGAGAGAGGATTCTAAGGCTTTTCTAGCGTGACCCTTTTCAGTAGTGCTAGTCCCTTTTTTACTTGATCTTAATGGCAAGAAGGCCACAGAggtacttttccttttttagctCAGGAAAATATGTCAGGCTCAAACCACTTCTCAGGCAGTTTAATGGACACTAAGTCCATTGTTACATGAAAGTGATAGATAGCAACAAGTtttggagaagagagagggagataaaAGGGGGAGACAAAAGATGTACAGAAATGATTTCCTGGCTGGCCAACTGGTGGCCAGTGGGAGGTGATGGTGGACCTAGACTGTGCTTTTCTGTCTTGTTCAGCCTTGACCCACCTTGAGAGAGAGCCACCAGGAAGGCGCATCTTAGCAGATGGGAGGAACTGCTGAGAGAAGATGGGCAGAAAGCTGGAGCCCCTGGAGTTGgctgtgtctgtgtttgtgacTGATTACTGGCTGTGTCTTGGGTGGGCAGAAACTCGAACTTGCTATGTAATTTGTGTCTAGTTATTCAGAGGAGTAAGATGGTGATGTTCACCTGGCAATCAGCTGAGTTGAGACTTTGGAATAAGACACTGGTTTTCATGcgctgtttttgttttaaagttatgaagaaaaaagtcaataaaattctaaaagtaaCCAAAATGTCATGTTCTTtgagaacatttgaaaatatCCCAAGTGACCATGGCTCCAAATAGCTTTCCTTTTCACTCTTAACATGCTGTAATTGCACTTGATTAACAATGGGTGGTTTGAGAGTGGCCACAAGATGGCACCATGCTCCATAAAATGGCCATAGCAGCTAGATGGAACTTCAGCCATTAGGAGGAggatgttttgtttattttattttgctgggAGAGGAGTTTTAATACGTTGAATAGATTTCTAGTCTCTCACTCCATGAGATCAAAGGAGTGCCTTTAAGAAAGCCTCACAATTTAGATCAACTACCTCATAACATCCAAGCATTTACTTTGCCACTACTTGTAAACTGAAAGCTGCCATTCAGAAACcattttcttgttccttttgTAACATCAAATCCAAGATACTGTTTCCCATAGAGATGGCATGTTTTTGAGCTTTGAAAGTTTTATAATCCTGATAAAGCTTGGCCCATTTGAATGTCTGACGTTTTAGCATTCCTGTCAGGGCCATTTGAAGTTAACAGGGACACTTATGTAACTGTCCGAAATTTAAGCTGGCAATGTCTTGACAGATTAAACAGGTAGGGAGCCTGAAGACCAGTAGTTTTCAAGTCTTTTAATGGAGAAACCTATTCTTCAAGTGTAATCTTATGTGAAACT from Homo sapiens chromosome 11, GRCh38.p14 Primary Assembly encodes:
- the FEN1 gene encoding flap endonuclease 1, whose product is MGIQGLAKLIADVAPSAIRENDIKSYFGRKVAIDASMSIYQFLIAVRQGGDVLQNEEGETTSHLMGMFYRTIRMMENGIKPVYVFDGKPPQLKSGELAKRSERRAEAEKQLQQAQAAGAEQEVEKFTKRLVKVTKQHNDECKHLLSLMGIPYLDAPSEAEASCAALVKAGKVYAAATEDMDCLTFGSPVLMRHLTASEAKKLPIQEFHLSRILQELGLNQEQFVDLCILLGSDYCESIRGIGPKRAVDLIQKHKSIEEIVRRLDPNKYPVPENWLHKEAHQLFLEPEVLDPESVELKWSEPNEEELIKFMCGEKQFSEERIRSGVKRLSKSRQGSTQGRLDDFFKVTGSLSSAKRKEPEPKGSTKKKAKTGAAGKFKRGK